One segment of Anatilimnocola aggregata DNA contains the following:
- a CDS encoding hydroxypyruvate isomerase family protein: protein MTRQQPNSANHLSRRQWLGSAALAGAASSLTMNSNAALAADQAKTGKSSVKGNIKQSVVFWCFNVAGDKWDIDTTARHAKALGCKSVELCEPEHWPTLKKHELTCAIAPNGMPGAPFIRGFNNPKYHDEVIAATTAVIDKCAEFGFPSVIAFTGFKFRTAEDPNSGEISAEEGADNCVKGLKKIIGHAEKKKVTICLEHLNSRDGSHPMKGHPGYQGDDVDYCAEIIRRVGSERMKLLFDIYHVQIMNGDVIRRIEQLKDVIGHVHTAGNPGRGELDDNQEINYPPIMRKLVEVGYQGYVGQEFIPTRDPLAGLTAAVKLCDV from the coding sequence TTGACCAGGCAACAACCCAACTCGGCAAATCATCTTTCTCGTCGGCAATGGCTCGGGTCCGCAGCACTTGCCGGAGCGGCCAGCAGTCTGACGATGAACTCCAATGCCGCGCTCGCAGCCGACCAGGCCAAAACCGGCAAGTCGTCCGTCAAGGGAAACATCAAGCAGTCGGTTGTCTTCTGGTGCTTCAACGTGGCCGGCGATAAGTGGGATATCGATACCACCGCTCGACACGCCAAAGCGCTGGGTTGCAAGTCGGTCGAGCTGTGCGAACCCGAACATTGGCCAACGCTCAAGAAGCACGAACTGACTTGTGCCATCGCGCCGAACGGCATGCCCGGCGCTCCGTTCATCCGCGGCTTCAACAATCCCAAGTATCACGACGAAGTAATTGCCGCGACCACGGCGGTCATCGACAAGTGCGCTGAGTTCGGCTTTCCCTCCGTCATTGCCTTCACCGGCTTCAAGTTCCGCACTGCGGAAGATCCGAACAGCGGCGAGATCAGTGCCGAAGAAGGTGCCGACAACTGCGTGAAAGGGCTGAAGAAGATCATCGGCCACGCAGAGAAAAAGAAGGTCACCATTTGCCTCGAACACCTGAACAGTCGCGATGGCTCGCACCCGATGAAGGGGCATCCCGGCTATCAAGGGGACGACGTCGACTATTGCGCCGAGATCATTCGCCGCGTCGGTTCCGAGCGGATGAAGCTACTGTTCGATATCTACCATGTGCAGATCATGAATGGCGACGTGATCCGCCGCATCGAGCAATTGAAGGACGTCATCGGCCATGTCCACACCGCGGGCAATCCAGGTCGCGGCGAGCTCGACGACAACCAAGAGATCAACTATCCGCCGATCATGCGCAAGCTCGTGGAGGTCGGCTATCAAGGCTACGTCGGTCAGGAGTTCATTCCCACCCGCGATCCCCTCGCCGGGCTAACCGCCGCCGTCAAACTGTGCGACGTGTGA